TCCCCTCTGTGTGCTATATTTACTTCACaagtattattagtaaaaagtaataagcagtgtatatttttagttaaaaaatcaaaatcaatcgAAATCGTGTTTTAAGTTAATAGTCTGATTAGCATTTAGCATAATATcctaccaccgtacacaagttattaaaacccgccatagtgacacgtaagtgtgccgcgttccgaaTCAACCTatatatattcggttccaagaggccggcataattatgtcgactgccgaggggtaatcgtcccTCGTCAGTTggcattctattggattcctcacttaccatcgggtgcagtgcCACATTgctgtgaaaattaaaaaaaaataccaagtagaaaaacccatcatcgctttttttatatatttaatatctatggtatttttataataaggtaAGTGTAAACGCCGCCTAACCAAAGTTTCCACAAAGATATTGCGTTACACACATCATTAAGAGACGTGTACAGCGGAAGGGTTACATCGCCTTCATGAATTCTGGGCTTTTGATTATCCAAATGATTACTATTGAtagtttaacaaattataatggcTATTGGATATCCATTAGATGCtatgaaacaatttataatgtacGTAGGCCGttaacaagtaataaaataaattaaaaagggaTTAGGAGCACgttaatggtaataaaattttattgttttagtatttattggtatttaagAATTGGTCACAATAAAACCGTAGATTTTCCATATTTGTGCGCGCATCACCTAAAACTCAGTCATTGGATTCAAAAAAAGTCGAGATTAGTAGCGagcacatgtttttttttattgctctgaatgGCGAGAGGAATTTGCTGTACGCCTGATGGCTAGCGATATgatcgtccataaacagtagaaacaccatccaacaccttttaatacaaaatattgtttgatattccactgcgctcgccatcctgagacgtgagatgtaaAGTCTCATTATGGCCAGTAGTTAACTTGCTACAATGtccatcaaaccggaacacaacaatgactatacACTGTTGCTTTGCGGCTCAAAATTGTTTCCATTTAAAGAATTATAACACTATATAATTATCACAAACGTGCTAAGACACGGGCGTGACTAATTCTATTCGTTGTCACGCTATCATTGcctaaattaattgatttataaccatatcatttatataatgattactgTTAATTGTCATGATGTAGCACCGTGACCGTTAGAATTAAAATGGAGCAGCATGACTCGAACTTCgtctatattatgtaaaaaattaagatgtatttacaaacttttacccacattttcagtaaaatatctgtattatatttgatggtgacgtagttatattacagtacgactgcagtgctgaggtctcgggtccGATCCCCGAGTCGGTCAAAGTGATTTTATtctactcattatcagcccagagtctggaactTATGCTTGATATAGCAATACACTTATCCTCTACCATATGATGGGAATACACACGGGTgagcagaggcacaactgggTGCACCGGTTGTGCTTCTGctcaccccttcggggatagtAGGCGTGAGACTATGTGTTCTGTGAAATTGACAGATTTGAAGATGATTTAAGGAGAAGGTGTTCTGCTTCTACAATTTGTATTTACTTCCCCTAGCACTTCTTGTTCACCTCCATATTGCTTCAAGCTTTAATAAGTATAAGTATTTCCTTGTATAcgtatataaattacattttataatgatttcttatttttacacgaatgttagacattaaaataaaactattttacgaattttatcgcggtttttatattataattttctcctgacattaacatgttatatataatatagagatgcaacttgtatatataaaataagtagccTTTGTTTTGCCCGCGCGCAAGAATTTTCCGGaacaaaagtcccgctaaaaagtatccgatttgaTTATATTTGAGGCTCACTATTTTGATCATAGTGGCTTCTACATAATATCTACATACTGTCGTGGACTTCTATTTAGAACTATtcaagacaaacaatcctacgatACAGCATCTTTATATAACTCCAACGGTtgaggcagcgtacgccaagatagcaatttttttccaactgatttgatatgtatcgttgtattatgaccaaattatacgaaatcattataaattatagcctatgtgttgtTCTGTTATATATagccaatattactgtaaagtttcattcaaatccggtCAGTAGTTTTTCGTAAAAgatgtacaaacatacatacatatatccatcctcacaaactttcgcatttataatattagttatattatacCAATACAGTTACAActtgtatatgtatataaaataattggtatGGTCTAATGATACAATTTAGCGTGTTCCCGCCGTATGATTTACGTCCCCCAGCTCTCCCAGGTGCGTGACTTATCGAGGAGATACACCGACAAATGACACGCGTGATTAGCGTTTTGAGAACTGATATGATGCTGTTCGTGTTGTACGGAAATGGACTTTGTTACTTTGTTTTGACTTGAACAAGaagtaattttacttaaaattacttcaaatataatataaaattaattctaagttcaagtttacacttagacttgagttcttatatcatgagcccCACTCCGTATACAACCATAAGCCGTCTATATTGTCCATATTAAAGTCAGTTTAAacggattgcagttcaattcagttgaacacagtgaatgttcggaacgccaaatctagtatgtagtacTCTGagcgtagtacatatatatcgatgccatTTGGTGATCATTCTAATCTGTCATTGTAGTTGGGACCTTATAATGTGATGTAatctttttcttattattattaagctttCTAGCCATTACCATAAACTCTGCTAAAGTCTACAGTAGTATTGACATCCGTTGACTTTGTCAAATCATCATTGCAGTTTTGTGACTTGTATTttgtaactatttattttgtaacattttatagttTCAAATGCGACTTTATATCGTTCTCCTAATGTCGAGATTTCTATGCGAGGCACAAGCTTATCTGGAAACCGAAAACTTCCCATTCAACGTCGGCACAGTACTCTTCACTCATTCTGATACAAAACGAAACCGTTGGAGCAAAAAAGAAATAGCTTTGCTCCGAGCTCGAAGGAATTTCCAATCTCTCATCCCACATCTTAACATGATCAACACACAGAACGAAAAATATGTGGATTCGTTGCTCAATTACTGGAAAAATGCATACATATCGATTAAAAGAGAAGCTCCAAACCCCGAAGCTGATAGCATTATGACTACAGCGCTCTCAGATGTTATAGGAGGATACCTTAAAGTACGGGCTTTGCCTGTTACAAAGTTCTCGTTCTACGGAGGCAGTACATCAGAAGATGATGCTGTGAAACTGTTTAAATTTCATGATGAGATAAAGAATTACATGGGAACTCACGGAAAGGGCTGGAAGGATGCAGATCCAAATGTACTTAACTCTGTTGCTATCAATATACCTTCCAAACGCGACTCCAAGGTACGGAGCATGTCTCACCCTTGCGAACATTTGGCATATTACGAGAAGACGCCAACTGGATTATCGATACCAACACCTTTTATTAACTGGGATGATAAAACCAAAACCATGTTTATTCCATTGAAGAATTACTCGCTGATTCCTTTGGAATCTCAAAATGCCACCAACGCTCTTTTCAGATATTATGATGTTGCGAAAAATTGTATAGGAACCAGCAGCCAAGCAGAACAAGATAATTTTGATCAGCGATTCCAAACCTGGCTTACAGATGACGTTGTCCCTCATTTGGCTGATGATCGATTGTATTTAGCCCTTGGAAGTGTTCTTACTCTGGTCAATACAACAAGAAGCCTTTACGATACCGTAGTAAACTTATACAATAACTGTGCTACTGAATGTAGACACAAATTTTCTATCGGAGGATTTCCTGTCGATATGTGCTCAAAGAAAGTTATAGTTATTACAGTAATACTGTTCCTCGAGATAGCATGGTGTATTCCCGCTTTATTGTACATCATGTGtaagaaaagaaaaaaggaCGGATGTAGTAACGTTTATCTCTTTGTTGAGCCTAAACCAGAGAAAAAAAACTTTCCAAAAGAGAGATTGAAACTTGAGAAAGCACCTAGGCCGAGACAGAATAAGCGTGATATTAGCGTAGCACCATCCATAGTCGAAATGAGTTCTAGTGAACAGATGATGTTCAGTACGACCCCAAAATCTCGTAACGTTGGAACTAAACAATCATCGGTTTGTAAATGTTCCACTGGGACAGGCGTCCAGTCATTTTTCAGCTCTAAAGTCAACTCTACAGAAGTTGCTAGAGTTATTTACGATTCACCAATGCCATCTCTCAAGTCGTCGTTGAAGAAAGTGCCTAGTGATAAAATAGAGGTAATAAAAGCACAGCCAAACATTTTCCAACAATCATCAAGCATTGCTACGATGCAAAGAGTCCAACCAAAAACAGTTACATTAAAACACAACGATAAACCAGCTAAAATCGGAACACAGACGAGCAACCGAGGCGACAAATACAAAAAGATTTGCGACAACAATAATAAGATTTGTGTGGAATGTCCGTGCGTGGCTTGTTTAGAAGATGAGTGCGTTGCCGAAACAAAAAGACAAAGAAGAGTTCAGAGAACACAAAATCAGACAAGTCATCGAAAACTACAGTAACTCGCTCCGACAAAGAGACAGTGACCAGTTCTAAAATGACCCGTTTTCAAATGcagaaagaaataaaagtgACAAGGGGTAACAAAGGCCTCAAACTTTGTACCGGGAAACCGTATGTCGAAATCACTATAGACCGTCCACAAACTGAGATTTCCGTAGGAATTAGCGGCATGAACGAATCTGTTAAAAACGTGAAACCAAGTAAAATCCCCAAGCGAACATCAACGAATGTGATGCAAGCTTGTACTTCGCCGAAAAGCATCCATCATTACTTTATGAGTAGCAAAAAGACTCTGATTCCTCAACTGAAGAAACGAATCGTAATGGACGACATACTTATAAGAAATAGGGTACGTCGATGACGGAAAAGTTAAATATGACAATATAGACTTACAATAGATTTTTATGGATtagtattaatgtttataatataatgtaagaaTAAAACTATCTTTCTCTGTAATGCTAATACATGTTGCTTATGCCGAAATACCAAAGGAAAGTTTGAATGAAGATTTTGTTGATTGTGTGTGTTGATTACTTGTGTGCTTACTGCTTAAAACAGCAATATAGTATTCATAATCCATGTAAACCATAAACCCAATGacttaatgaaatgaaatgaaatgaaatgatttattttttgaatctgtaaaatgttatacattatttagattccgtcaatattaactctaccaccagttcggaaagcagttttcaccagagaagaacgggcaagaaactctggtgttgctcttttcaatcagtttagggtaaagactacagtacatgaaaAAAagagtttagagcagttcatttataggctcgtgaaataaggaataaattaatttcaatttttatatgactgcacaaccctctcaggaatcatgaaatttctctattatccctataattatttcctcccagcacctctagcaattagaaattagaaatgtaagcgaaatgggcagaacagtccacacaagcagcacccgttcacgagtatgacgcatgtgccagccatcggcctcctcaaccatattgtaggaagtggccgacccgtcacacgacgccgccgcaggtacagacagttagagagtatttcatacccaagccgcttacagttatattacaaataaaaaaaaaaaaaaaaaaaaatatatatctcgatcaagtgacatgattccaaagacaatcacacaaaaatgcctAGTTCCAGGCATTTGTATCCTCAAGGTATTCTGAGATcttgtaataagctttattacacaacttgcgcttaatagtggcttcgaatttcgcaatatttaaggatttgatctcagtgggaactttgttataaaaatatatacagtaacccttaaaagacttgctgatcttttggagccttgttttgtgattaagtaatttatttttgtttctagtatttaaactatggatatcgctaacttttggaaaattttttatatttttatggacatacactaagttagcgaaaatgaattgtgatgctactgtcattatatttgcttctttaaatatttctcgtagCGAACATCTAGGGCTTAGCAAATATATAGATCTTATCGCTCTTTTTTGTAgaacaaatatagtattaatgtcAGCAGCACCACCCCACAGTAAAATTCCATAACTCATCAAACTATGAAAGTAAGCAAAATAGACCAATCTAGCTGTCTCAATATCAGTTAGTTGGCGTATCCTGCCCACTGCAAAAACTGCGGCGCTCAGCTTTTTAGCTAGGACAGATATATGAGGGCCCCACTGAAGTTTATAGTCCAGTGTGATACCCAAAAATTTGGTTGTATCCACAAGGCTCACCTcgtcactatttataaaaatgttagcgtTAACTTTTTAACATTAGGTGTGACGAATTTTATGCATTTAGTTTTTTCgctatttagtaataaattgttaacgCTAAACCAATGCACTAATTTTGAGAGAGTGTTGTTTACATCGTCAAGAATTAATTcatgtcgttttattttaaataataaagaagtatCATCTGCAAACAACACTACCTCACATTTGTCCCTTATGAAATAAGGtaagtcatttatataaattaaaaaaagaaaaggtcCAAGAATTGAGCCCTGTGGAACTCCCATTGTAACAATAGAACCAGGAGATTGTTTTCCATTGACATCAACAATTTGTACCCTATtgcttaaatatgatttaaataattcaagggAAATGCCATTAACCCCATAGTGGCTCAATTTCCTGATAAGAATATCGTGGTGAACACAATCAAAAGCTTTGGATAAATCACAGAAAACTCCTAAAGCATTTTGAGTATCCTCCCAAGcagcaaatatattatgtatgagcTCCACACCAGCATCTGTAGTGGAGCGACCCCTGGTGAAtccaaattgtttattatgtaataaattatttttagtaaaataattttgaatttgtataagcatgagtttttcaaaaattttgCTTATTGAAGGTAGCACAGATATAGGTCTAAAGTTAGTGGGGTCATCTGCACTACCGGATTTAAAAAGCGggattattttacttaatttcattttatcagGAAATATACCACTCTTTATACACAAGTTAAAAATTATAGCTAACTGGGGAGCTAGTACAAATATAACagactttaaaatttttgtagaaATACCCCAGAAGTCAgatgtgtttttaatattgatcattttaaatgtttttattatatctaaactaTTAACACAGTGGAATAAAAATGATCCTCCACATCCAGACACATTTTCTTGTAATAATTTGTAGGCAATTATGGgagaacaatttaatttttttgttatagaaaccggtatattagtgaaaaaaatttcaaaagccCTAGCTACATCTAAGTCGGTACTAATAATttggttattaatatttaggctGAACTCCGTTTCGCGAGGTTTAGCCTTACCAGTTTCTTTGCTAATTACTTtccaaatcattttaattttttttttgagtttttatCTTATTGTTTAAGTAGAGGGATTTAGCTTTATGGCAAacctgtttaaatattttagaataagaTTTTACAAACTTGGCAAAATCTTCACTATGATTGTAGGTTTTCTgagaatataaatcaaataatttctgTCTACTTCTATGGATACCTACGGTGGCCCAAGtgttaaaactactttttttgcCCACTGAAACTGATCTAGATGTGAAGATAGATTTAAATTCCTTACAAAATGTGTTAAATACAGTATTATATAACGAGTTAGGGTCAGTTCCCTTTAAAGGTACATTAAATTTTTCTGTTAGTCTATGTTTAAATTTCTCTAACCGAGCCTTTGTTACAGGGATTACTGCAATATTCTTATGAGATGGTTTCTGTAACACATTGCTAAAGCTGACTAATTGACCACAGTGATCAGAGCCAAGTTTAttgataatacattttttaattggcAGTAtatcactaaaaatattatctatgcaTGTAGCACTAGTATTGGTTATTCTAGTGGGCTCTGAGAATTGGTTAGctaaattaaatgataaaaatagactttttaattttactgccAAAGAGGAGTTTTCTAACAAATTAATGTTAAAGTCTCCGCAAACCAGCAATGTCTTATTAGATTTAGTTGTTTTCCTCAATGCATCTTCAATTATAGTTTCAAAACTATCATAAATTGAGGAGGGTGGTCTGTATACACTAATTACAATGAACTGCTCCAACTCAATACAAGATATTTCGGCAGTTTGCTCAACAGAGAGACTCACTATGTCCTTAcgttctttaaatttaatttttttatttactagtaTCAGTGAGCCACCATGTATAGCATTTTGTCTGCAGAAGTTACTAccaacaatatgattattaaaattgaacatGAGTTGTTCTGTTTTTAACCAATGTTCTGTAATACAAAGTATATCAATATTCTCACAACTCATGAACAATTCAATTTGTAGTTCCTTACCTAACATACTTTGGATATTTTGATGAACTACACTTAACTTGGTATAAtctactatataaaaaaaaggagCAAATTACGTAGATAAAAAGGAGACTATGTGTTAATCAGGGACATAGCCTACCTCTGTACCAAATTTCTTTCAACTCTGTTAAGTTTTTCTGTTTACATTCAAACATCTTCCCAAACTTTtgcatacattatattaaaaataagacaCGATTTACACCAACTAACAGAGCGGACTCCATACAATAACACCGGACAGAGGCGCACTAATCACAGTGACGAATTTATTGGGCGCGATCCGGTGAATTATACCCGGGCGGCGTTACCCGGGCGCACCCGGCCGCGGGATCCGGTTGAGTTATTGCATATTTTGCGCGCGCAGCTCAGGTGGCCACAGCGACAACACTAATCTGTCATTACAAACCATTCCCACTTAGCTAATTGAGTGTTTCGACCAGGCTCTCTTGTCCAACGTGTACAATGTACTTGGATTCTACCATTGTCGTTTTATaaggatatttttgtatttgactatgttgattttgtgcatttttaaatatgtaaaaacaattagtacaaaaataaatccttctgtgagaacagcattaaaattccataagaaatgaggcactaattcaaattaatattgctACATACAGGAGTGGgtgtggagtggggatatcgctccatctctttctttcgcatgcATCGTAATACCCACTGACGTCACATacaagtatttcgtctctttttattttttgacacacacccctactaccaaatttcaGTGGCTTTTAAATTCtggatttttcataaaatttcaatgatttcttctattttagaatttatgcgacatacatattttattaaaattataaaataaaataagtcaaatacgcTCCTTTacttaaaagaattaaaattacaattttatatttactatctcTTCATTGTGTATCTCTGTGCATCTAGCAGTAAATTTTATGTCTTcttatttaatctaattttgTTAGAACttagtaaaatatgaaactagaAATGAGAAacttaaaatacaaacacacattATTAACCTTTTTTCGGAAGCCGGTTAATACGAATCTCAGTAAAAACTTTTAGGAACAGTCCAATGTGGTCCAATGAGTAATGCATACAACGAATCACCAAATAACATAGACAAGCATTATTCATGATATTCCCAAATTCATCTGAGCTACGAACTATTACAAATCCAATACGTTCGTCAATAAGTACCAAACAGATGTCCAGAATGGCTTGTAATTGAAACAGTGACCATAAATTAAGCGACAAGAACTATCTGTCCAGTAATCCCGTGTCAATCGGGGATTATCCCACAAAATGGCTTTAATCTCACAACAGACTACAGAACTATTTATCGAGGGTTGGCAACCCCTGCCGATCTGTCTTAAGAACAATTAGCTGTAACAGATTTCACTGGGCCTTTGATTGAACTATTACATGATATATTTGACAGACGTTACCTgggaattataattatattatcaactCTGTATTACTGTCTcacaaaaagcggcgatagcctagttggttgtggaacggactgccgaaacgaatgtccgcaggttcaaatcccaaggccatacacgtctgatttttctaaaaaaacaatatgtgtttattctttgtgaattatcgcttgctttaatggtaaaggaaaacatcgtgaggaaacctgcacacctgagaagttctctataggaatttcgagggtatgtgaagtctaccaatccgcacttggccatcgtggtggactaaggcctaatacctctcagtagagAGGTTGTGCCacacagtgggacagtatataatacggggctgatattattatactgtcccactgctgggcacaggccttaCTACCGAGAggaattaagccttagtccaccacgatggcctaagcgcgacttttatccccgaaaaccTTTCTCACACGGGCCGAGCGGCAAAAAAAAGCTAGTTATCTATATTTTTCCTCAGattaaaacacatatttaacCAAAAAATGTAACCATAAACAGTTTAGTAATAACTGTCTAGCTGAGGACGTTagcattaattatgattttttattttaactttataacaTTATCTTACCAATTAAAATGATCTTCAATATTTGTACTTAGCATTTTCAATACAAGAACATTTTCCAATATCATAAATTCAGCcaggaatttaattttaaacttaaatactaTAATCCGTTTAAACACAAAGgactatttgtaaaattaaataaacataaatccgTAAGGTCCGGTCGGAGTTCGGCTATAATTTATCAGAAGGTACACTGGATTATATTGTATGGAATGGTGATAAAGTGCCCCTGATTAATTTATATCTTTGAATATACTCGTTGGATTACTGCGTGTATGGCTCCTGAATTCTAAAGCAGAGGAAGTTTTGAGAACtttctgttttaaaaataagacgCGGTGGCGAAAGGTACATATGACCTATCAGGTCCCTGCCTCCCTGCCGCCTTCCCTTTCTGTAGAAtctatcattaaaacgatttacagacattcatgcatattagttaCCTTTATGTCGTGTGGGGTTCCCTTTCACACCTTTATCAATGGATAAGACGTAAATAACCTGAGTTACTTATCTTATTGCAGGCAATAGTCTCTTTGCAATGAGAGACTTTCTGCTTGGTCCTGTTACCTAATAAAATATCAGGGACCACTGCTGTTTACATTTCACAACTCAGTTTAATAACcacaattttcaataatcgatcccaatcgcttttttctgTATgtcaaaatggaccaatcaaaacaaagatttttataaaagagttattttgattggatcATTCTccgaatcggattgaagattgaaattgggatcgtttattgaaaacggctgtaataACAAAACAGGAGTTCTTAAATTAACTTCTGCCAACCAGCTTCATTTCcttcaaaacaaagaaaaagatTAATGAATTTATGAACATCCCTATCTAAGAAAAACTTACAAATGTTCCGTTGACAGCGCAATTGGCTCAGCCCACCCCGTTGTCGACTTGTAAagctataatttaaacaatctcGCCCCTCTGTTTGCTGAAACCCAAGATTTTACCGCAGATACCATTCGTAACCCCTTATCTTGGTACCGGAGTGTTGCGGAATGTAAGAAATGTGGATTGGTGAGCCGCAGTcttgacttttattttaaaattttgttaggATCGGAAAGAACTATCTTCAAGTTAttgacaaattaaaattgttttgtgccTAGGGTATCATATTATGAAGGTACAAACAAgaggacttaaaaaaaaacc
This portion of the Manduca sexta isolate Smith_Timp_Sample1 chromosome 14, JHU_Msex_v1.0, whole genome shotgun sequence genome encodes:
- the LOC119189297 gene encoding uncharacterized protein LOC119189297, which codes for MRLYIVLLMSRFLCEAQAYLETENFPFNVGTVLFTHSDTKRNRWSKKEIALLRARRNFQSLIPHLNMINTQNEKYVDSLLNYWKNAYISIKREAPNPEADSIMTTALSDVIGGYLKVRALPVTKFSFYGGSTSEDDAVKLFKFHDEIKNYMGTHGKGWKDADPNVLNSVAINIPSKRDSKVRSMSHPCEHLAYYEKTPTGLSIPTPFINWDDKTKTMFIPLKNYSLIPLESQNATNALFRYYDVAKNCIGTSSQAEQDNFDQRFQTWLTDDVVPHLADDRLYLALGSVLTLVNTTRSLYDTVVNLYNNCATECRHKFSIGGFPVDMCSKKVIVITVILFLEIAWCIPALLYIMCKKRKKDGCSNVYLFVEPKPEKKNFPKERLKLEKAPRPRQNKRDISVAPSIVEMSSSEQMMFSTTPKSRNVGTKQSSVCKCSTGTGVQSFFSSKVNSTEVARVIYDSPMPSLKSSLKKVPSDKIEVIKAQPNIFQQSSSIATMQRVQPKTVTLKHNDKPAKIGTQTSNRGDKYKKICDNNNKICVECPCVACLEDECVAETKRQRRVQRTQNQTSHRKLQ